From the genome of Rhodobacteraceae bacterium Araon29, one region includes:
- a CDS encoding 3-deoxy-D-manno-octulosonic acid transferase, with protein MRNRSFVIALYLMLARVSSPLFRLAQNRRLRRGKEDPLRQNEQWGRARHVRPKEGRLVWFHAASIGETQSILGIAEQLLAQDTQTHVLITSVTVSSANLLEHSTHDRLMHQFAPYDCYRPVCRFLDHWRPDIAIWVESELWPQLICETRRRAIPMALINCRISENTSRRWQHWPKAMYNLLSAFDAILVQSETTLKQIGNLGVASKKLTLSGSTKEDAALPNADPAELGALQAAKGDKFVWLASSTHPGEDAALIEAHKNAFKQQEALMMIAPRHPERGAEIAALARARGFKVALRSANDGFNTDADIYIADTLGEMGLWYRLADAAFIAGSLSDHGGHNPFEPALLDCPIIHGPIDYNFREIYARLQAAEGAIAAGTSDDIAAALIALKDPKRRAQLAENARACLRTGGAATHLTIEKITQLLDRGPR; from the coding sequence CCGCTGCGGCAAAACGAACAATGGGGCAGGGCGCGTCATGTGCGGCCCAAAGAGGGCCGGCTGGTTTGGTTTCATGCGGCCAGCATAGGGGAAACCCAGTCAATTCTGGGTATCGCCGAGCAACTTTTGGCCCAGGACACGCAAACCCATGTGTTGATTACATCGGTTACGGTGTCTTCGGCCAATTTGCTAGAGCATTCCACGCACGACCGATTGATGCACCAGTTTGCGCCCTATGACTGCTATCGGCCGGTCTGCCGGTTTCTAGATCACTGGCGCCCTGATATAGCGATTTGGGTTGAAAGCGAGCTTTGGCCGCAACTGATTTGCGAAACCCGCCGCCGCGCAATTCCAATGGCCTTGATTAATTGCCGCATTTCGGAAAATACCAGCCGGCGTTGGCAGCACTGGCCAAAGGCGATGTATAATTTGCTTAGCGCATTTGATGCTATCCTGGTGCAATCGGAAACCACCCTAAAGCAAATTGGCAACTTGGGCGTGGCGTCCAAGAAATTGACCCTTAGCGGGTCAACCAAAGAAGATGCCGCTCTGCCAAATGCTGATCCAGCCGAATTGGGCGCTCTGCAGGCTGCAAAAGGTGACAAATTTGTTTGGCTGGCCAGTTCGACGCATCCGGGGGAGGATGCAGCCCTTATCGAGGCACATAAAAACGCATTTAAACAACAAGAGGCCTTGATGATGATTGCGCCGCGTCATCCCGAGCGCGGGGCTGAGATTGCCGCTTTGGCGCGTGCGCGGGGATTTAAAGTTGCGCTGCGATCAGCGAACGACGGTTTTAACACTGATGCTGATATCTACATTGCCGATACCCTTGGCGAAATGGGGCTATGGTACCGGCTTGCCGATGCCGCTTTTATTGCCGGATCCCTATCTGATCATGGCGGCCATAACCCGTTTGAACCTGCGCTGCTGGACTGTCCGATTATCCATGGGCCGATTGATTATAATTTTCGGGAAATCTATGCCCGTTTGCAAGCCGCAGAAGGGGCAATTGCCGCAGGGACATCGGATGATATTGCTGCCGCCTTGATCGCGCTAAAAGACCCGAAACGGCGCGCCCAATTGGCCGAAAACGCCCGGGCATGCCTGCGCACAGGTGGGGCGGCAACCCACCTGACCATAGAAAAAATTACTCAGTTGTTGGACCGTGGGCCGCGGTAG